The nucleotide window GATGTTTTCTTTACAAATCCCTTTTTTGTAAACATCATAAGATAACCCTGTTCAAGGTCTTTGCACACCAGAGCAGTGGTGATTTTCTCCCCTTCTCTTAATGGCAGTAGATTAACAATTGCTTTTCCACGAGAAAGTCTGCCTGCTTCTGGAATTTGATAAACTTTAAGACAATAAACTCTTCCCTGATTGCTGAAAAACATGATATGATCGTGAGTTGAGCCTACTAAAACATTTGTAAGATAATCTTCTGAGACTGTTTCCATTGGAGTAAGCCCCTTACCACCCCTTTTCTGACTGCGATAATCAGAAAGAGATGTTCTTTTGATGTAACCAAGATGAGTGAGAGTAATCACCATATCTTCCTGAGTAATTAGATCTTCTACATTTATTTCCTTTACTTCAGACACTATCTGAGTTCTTCTTTCATCACCGTATTTTTGTTTAATTTCAAGGAGTTCATCTCTGATAATTTCTCTTACAAGAGTTTCACTTTCAAGTATTGCTTTAAGACGTTCAATTTCTTTTAAGATTGCTTCATAATCCTGAACTATCTTTTCCCTTTCAAGTCCTGTAAGTCTTTGCAGTCTCATGTCAAGTATTGCCTGTGCCTGAATTTCTGTTAGAGGGAATCTGCTCATGAGACGTGCTTTAGCTTCTTCTGGATTTTTAGATTTTCTTATAATAGAGATTACCTCATCAAGATTTTCAACAGCAATCTTTAAGCCAAGTAAAATGTGAGCCTGATGTTCTGCTTTCTTTAAATCAAAAGCTGTTCTTTTAAGTACAACATCTTTTCTATGCTTGAGAAATTCCCATAGTGAATCTTTCAGATTTAAAATTTTTGGTTGACCATCAACAATAGCAAGCATTATTGCCCCAAAGGTGGTTTCCATCTGTGTATGTTTATATAAATTATTCAAAATAACCTGAGGCATCTCTCCCCTTTTAAGTTCAAGTACAACCCTTATACCTTCTCTATTTGATTCATCTCTTATTTCAGTTATACCTTCAATCTTTTTTTCTCTTACAAGTTCTGCAATCTTCTCAATTAGTCTTGCTTTGTTTACCTGATAGGGAATTTCTGTAATTACAATTCTTTCTTTAGCTGATTTACCTTCCTGTTCTTGTTCAAAAAGTGAAATCTCTCTGGCTTTTTTCCCTTTTGCTTCTCTTTCAATCTTGACTTTTGCTCTTACCTTAATAAGTCCTTTACCAGTTAAATAAAACTCTTTAATTCCCTCTAAGCCATAAATTATCCCACCTGTTGGAAAATCAGGTCCCTTTACAAAATGCATAAGTTCTTCTGCCGAAGTCTCAGGTTCTTCAAGAAGTTTAACCAATGCATCTATGATTTCATTGAGATTATGTGGGGGAATATTGGTTGCCATACCAACAGCAATTCCTGAAGATCCATTTATAAGAAGATTGGGAATTCTTGTTGGAAGCACAAGAGGCTCTTGGGTTGTAGCATCAAAATTTGGGACAAAAGGAACTGTTTCCTTATCGATGTCCTGAAGAAGTTCTTCAGCTATTTTTGTTAGTCTTGCCTCTGTGTATCTGTAGGCTGCTGGAGGGTCTCCATCAATAGAACCAAAATTTCCCTGTCCATCAATGAGCGGATATCGCATATTAAAATCCTGTGCAAGCCTGACAAGCGCATCATAAACAGCTTGATCACCATGGGGATGATATTTTTTTAAAACCTCACCGACTACACCAGCACATTTTGAGTATTTCTTACCTGCAAGAAGCCCTTCCCTGAACATAGCATAGAGAATTCTTCTTTGAACTGGCTTAAGTCCATCTCTTACATCAGGAAGAGCTCTACCAATGATTACGCTCATGGCGTAATCAAGATAGCTTGTTTTCATTTCCTCTTCAATACTAACCTTTAAAACATTTGGCATAGGAACTCCTTATTAAGAAACTTTAGTTTATGAATGAAAATGATAAATTATTTACAGGAACTG belongs to Thermodesulfovibrio aggregans and includes:
- the gyrA gene encoding DNA gyrase subunit A encodes the protein MPNVLKVSIEEEMKTSYLDYAMSVIIGRALPDVRDGLKPVQRRILYAMFREGLLAGKKYSKCAGVVGEVLKKYHPHGDQAVYDALVRLAQDFNMRYPLIDGQGNFGSIDGDPPAAYRYTEARLTKIAEELLQDIDKETVPFVPNFDATTQEPLVLPTRIPNLLINGSSGIAVGMATNIPPHNLNEIIDALVKLLEEPETSAEELMHFVKGPDFPTGGIIYGLEGIKEFYLTGKGLIKVRAKVKIEREAKGKKAREISLFEQEQEGKSAKERIVITEIPYQVNKARLIEKIAELVREKKIEGITEIRDESNREGIRVVLELKRGEMPQVILNNLYKHTQMETTFGAIMLAIVDGQPKILNLKDSLWEFLKHRKDVVLKRTAFDLKKAEHQAHILLGLKIAVENLDEVISIIRKSKNPEEAKARLMSRFPLTEIQAQAILDMRLQRLTGLEREKIVQDYEAILKEIERLKAILESETLVREIIRDELLEIKQKYGDERRTQIVSEVKEINVEDLITQEDMVITLTHLGYIKRTSLSDYRSQKRGGKGLTPMETVSEDYLTNVLVGSTHDHIMFFSNQGRVYCLKVYQIPEAGRLSRGKAIVNLLPLREGEKITTALVCKDLEQGYLMMFTKKGFVKKTSLEEFKNIRSKGVIAIDLEDSDELISVVKTDGKAQLIIATKKGMAIRFDENNVRPMGRTARGVIGIRFTEPEDEVVSADVVSEGSYVLTITEKGIGKKTPIEEYRLQHRGGSGVKNIKLSPKTGNVVASLQVKEDDEVIICSSSKIIRLKVSQIRPQGRSTTGVRLIDLSTDDTVVSVGRILEGEGEENVNLQS